In Dromiciops gliroides isolate mDroGli1 chromosome 4, mDroGli1.pri, whole genome shotgun sequence, one DNA window encodes the following:
- the LOC122726183 gene encoding 60S ribosomal protein L37a-like, translating into MAKHTKKDGIIGKYGTCYGASLRKMVKKIEISQHAKYTCSLCGKTKMKRRTVGIWHCGSYMKTVAGGAWTYNTTSAVTVKSVNRRLKELKDQ; encoded by the coding sequence ATGGCTAAACACACTAAGAAGGATGGAATTATTGGTAAATATGGAACATGTTATGGTGCATCCCTcagaaaaatggtgaagaaaattgaaattagccAGCATGCCAAGTATACCTGCTCCTTGTGTGGCAAGACCAAAATGAAGAGACGGACTGTGGGTATCTGGCATTGTGGATCCTATATGAAAACAGTAGCTGGTGGTGCATGGACTTATAATACCACCTCTGCAGTTACAGTCAAATCCGTCAACAGAAGACTGAAGGAATTGAAAGACCAGTAA